TAATACAAAACTTCAAATAGCCGGAGTAATATTCTCCAGTGAAAAAAGCGGAAGCCAAAATAGGCTTCCGCTTTTTCAGAGTGTTGAAGAAGTCCAAAATTTGCTCTCATTTATGAAAAAGAAAACCTTTTTCTATATCCAACTATTAATAAGCTTTCTAAGTATTTGGAGAAGCGGTCGCTCGACTCCGGTGGGACCAGCGGGTTTGAGATACCCCGCAGGGAATGAATGAGCGAAGCTTGACTGAGTTCATCCATTTGCGAGGCTTGAGCATAGCGAAAGTGGAGCAAGCCGAGGAGGCTCGATTCCCGCCCCACGGAAAGCGAGCGATAAGCTTCGGAAAATACGACTTTATTACTTTCTCGACAGCCTGAAAAAAAAGCGGAAGCCAAAATAGGCTTCCGTTTTTTTGTTTATGTACTTGCCGCCTTGCGACTTGATGCTTATTGATCGTATGCTAAAATGGAAAAGGATAGCCAAGGAGGGGGTGCAAGGGCATGAGAGTCCTAGTATTAAACGGTCCCAATTTAAATCGTCTCGGCAAGCGCGATAAACAAGCCTATGGCAGTTTCACCTTGCAAGAGCTGGAGCAGGAACTGGCCGCGTTTGCAGACAGCGAAGGCTTCGAGTTGATTTGCCGGCAGTCCAATCATGAAGGGGAACTGATCGACTGGATCCACGGTGCGGATGACGATGGCGTATCAGGCATTGTCTTAAATGCCGGCGCTTACACGCATACGAGCATCGCAATTCGCGATGCTATCGCGTCGATTCAAGTGCCGGTCGTTGAAGTACATATTTCCAATATCCATGCACGTGAAGCATTTCGCCACGAATCCCATATCGCGCCGGTAGCTATAGGCCAAATCGCCGGTTTCGGTAAAGATGTATACCATCTAGGGCTGCAGGCACTTTTGCTTCGACAACAGAAAGGATGACATTGATGAAATTGACGAAACTGCGCGAACAAATGCAAAAGCAGGAACTAGATTCCTTGTTAGTGACCAATCCGTACAATCTTCGTTTTATTACAGGCTTCACCGGAACGGCTGGGCTTGCGCTCATCACGCCGAACGACGCGTGGTTCATCACCGACTTCCGCTATACAGAACAAGCCGGTGAGCAAGTGAAAGAATTCAAAGTGGTCCAAGCGCAAAAAGGTTTGCTTGATGAAGTGGCGCGCATCGTTCAAGAAGCAGCAGTTGAACGTTTGGCATTCGAACAAGATTATATGACCTTTGCGACTTACTCACAATATCAAGACAAATTAACCGCAACACTAGAACCGGTAAGCGGCTTGATCGAACAGCTGCGCATGGTAAAAGCTCCGGAAGAAATCGACGTGCTGAAAGCGGCGGCGAAAATTGCTGATGATGCATTCGAACACATCTGTACATATATCAAACCGGGCATGACAGAACTACAAGTATCGAACGAATTGGAGTTTTTCATGCGTGAACAAGGCGCAACTTCTTCGTCCTTCGATATCATTGTGGCATCTGGCTTGCGCTCCGCATTGCCTCATGGTGTCGCATCCGACAAAAAGATCGAACAAGGTGACTTGATTACACTCGATTTTGGAGCTTTATACCAGGGCTATGTATCGGATATCACGCGCACGGTCGCGGTCGGCGAACCATCCGATAAGCTAAAGGAAATCTACAAAATCGTCTTGGACTCTCAAGTGTTGGCGCTAGAGAAAATCAAACCAGGCATGACGGGCATCGAAGCAGATGCGATTGCCCGCGATTACATCAAGTCTAAAGGCTACGGCGAAGCGTTTGGCCATTCGACAGGACATGGCATCGGCCTTGAAGTCCATGAAGGTCCCGGCTTGTCGTTCCGTTCAGAAACGGTACTAGAGCCGGGAATGGCTGTCACTGTCGAACCTGGCATCTATTTGCCGGGGATTGGCGGAGTGCGCATTGAAGATGATATACTGATAACCGAAACGGGGAATGAGCGCTTGACGCATTCTTCAAAAGAGCTACGCATTTTATAACAAACGGAGGAACTATAATGATTTCAGTAAACGATTTTAAAACAGGATTGACCATCGAAGTGGATAACGATATTTGGCGCGTCATGGAATTCCAGCACGTTAAACCAGGTAAAGGGGCGGCGTTTGTCCGTTCGAAACTACGTAATTTGCGTACTGGAGCGGTCAATGAAAAAACTTTCCGCGCTGGCGAGAAAGTAGCAAAAGCCCAAATTGATAACCGCAAAATGCAGTATTTGTATGCTAATGGTGATATGCACG
This is a stretch of genomic DNA from Planococcus maritimus. It encodes these proteins:
- the aroQ gene encoding type II 3-dehydroquinate dehydratase, giving the protein MRVLVLNGPNLNRLGKRDKQAYGSFTLQELEQELAAFADSEGFELICRQSNHEGELIDWIHGADDDGVSGIVLNAGAYTHTSIAIRDAIASIQVPVVEVHISNIHAREAFRHESHIAPVAIGQIAGFGKDVYHLGLQALLLRQQKG
- a CDS encoding M24 family metallopeptidase, which translates into the protein MKLTKLREQMQKQELDSLLVTNPYNLRFITGFTGTAGLALITPNDAWFITDFRYTEQAGEQVKEFKVVQAQKGLLDEVARIVQEAAVERLAFEQDYMTFATYSQYQDKLTATLEPVSGLIEQLRMVKAPEEIDVLKAAAKIADDAFEHICTYIKPGMTELQVSNELEFFMREQGATSSSFDIIVASGLRSALPHGVASDKKIEQGDLITLDFGALYQGYVSDITRTVAVGEPSDKLKEIYKIVLDSQVLALEKIKPGMTGIEADAIARDYIKSKGYGEAFGHSTGHGIGLEVHEGPGLSFRSETVLEPGMAVTVEPGIYLPGIGGVRIEDDILITETGNERLTHSSKELRIL